One part of the Mycobacterium marinum genome encodes these proteins:
- a CDS encoding 3'(2'),5'-bisphosphate nucleotidase CysQ: MSHPPARHLTDAELAADLAVDAGKLLLAVREEVGFDHPWALGDAGDFQANSLLLRRLRAERPGDAVLSEEAHDDLVRLKSDRVWIIDPLDGTREFSTRGRDDWAVHVALWQRRANGRPEITDAAVSLPARGNIVFRSDTVTADAAPVGVPDVIRVAVSTTRPPAVLYHVSRTLAIQPVAIGSAGAKAMALIEGKADAYLHAGGQWEWDSAAPAGVVMAAGMHASRLDGSPLRYNQLDPYLPDFVMCRPELAPVLLDAIRQVWR, from the coding sequence GTGAGCCACCCGCCCGCGCGCCACCTGACCGATGCGGAGCTGGCTGCCGACCTCGCGGTGGACGCTGGGAAATTGCTGCTGGCCGTGCGGGAAGAGGTTGGTTTCGACCATCCATGGGCGCTTGGTGACGCCGGTGACTTCCAGGCGAACTCCCTGCTGCTACGGCGGCTACGGGCGGAGCGGCCCGGTGACGCGGTGCTCAGTGAGGAAGCTCACGACGACCTGGTGCGGCTGAAGTCTGATCGGGTGTGGATCATCGATCCGCTGGACGGCACCCGCGAGTTCTCCACGCGTGGCCGGGACGACTGGGCGGTTCATGTCGCGTTGTGGCAGCGTCGCGCCAACGGCAGGCCCGAGATCACCGATGCTGCCGTGTCACTGCCGGCCCGCGGCAACATCGTTTTCCGCAGCGACACGGTGACCGCCGACGCCGCACCGGTCGGGGTGCCGGATGTCATTCGGGTGGCGGTCAGCACCACCCGTCCGCCGGCAGTCCTCTATCACGTCAGTCGGACGCTGGCCATCCAACCAGTCGCCATTGGTTCGGCCGGCGCCAAGGCGATGGCCCTCATCGAGGGCAAAGCCGATGCCTATCTGCACGCCGGAGGCCAATGGGAATGGGACTCGGCGGCGCCGGCCGGCGTGGTGATGGCCGCCGGCATGCACGCATCCCGATTGGATGGGTCGCCGCTTCGGTACAACCAGCTGGACCCCTACCTGCCCGATTTCGTGATGTGTCGCCCCGAGCTGGCGCCTGTGCTGCTCGATGCCATCCGACAGGTGTGGCGGTAA
- a CDS encoding YncE family protein, which produces MLRNHRKPLQRYFYAPVILLTLLALLTGCSSGPLQSAPPTIEPARPAVSPPISQPPAGVVRPLGGHPQAAVYDVDSGRLAVLSPGSDASAPASISVFTQEQTPARPITLPGPATGLTGDGHGKAYASARGGYFVVDLPSGGISQVSVADSAGTEFTAIARRMDGKLVLGTADGALYTLASPQTHASAGTAQVLSRIKIFARVDAVVTQGNTAVVLDRGQTSVTTIDADGRAEQALRAGDGATTMAADSLGRVLVADTRGGQLLVYGVDPLILRQAYPVPQDPYGLAGSNQLAWVSQTAANLVIGYDLSTGIPVEKVRYPTVQQPNSLAFDEASGTLFVVSGSGAGVQVIEHAAGVP; this is translated from the coding sequence TTGCTGCGAAATCATAGAAAACCACTTCAGCGCTATTTTTACGCACCAGTCATTTTGCTGACCCTGCTGGCCCTGTTGACGGGCTGTTCGTCGGGCCCGCTGCAATCGGCGCCGCCCACGATCGAACCCGCGCGGCCGGCCGTGTCTCCGCCGATTTCTCAGCCTCCGGCAGGTGTGGTTCGGCCGCTGGGCGGGCATCCGCAGGCGGCGGTGTACGACGTCGACTCCGGCAGGTTGGCCGTTCTGAGCCCGGGTTCGGACGCATCGGCGCCGGCCAGCATCAGCGTGTTCACTCAGGAGCAAACCCCAGCTCGACCAATCACACTTCCCGGGCCCGCAACCGGGTTGACCGGTGACGGCCACGGCAAGGCCTACGCGTCTGCCCGTGGCGGCTACTTCGTGGTGGACCTGCCCAGTGGGGGCATATCGCAGGTCAGCGTGGCCGATTCGGCAGGCACCGAATTCACCGCGATCGCACGCCGGATGGACGGGAAGCTGGTTTTGGGCACCGCCGACGGCGCCCTGTACACCCTGGCTTCACCGCAAACCCACGCCTCCGCCGGCACCGCCCAGGTCCTCAGCCGGATCAAGATCTTCGCCCGCGTCGATGCGGTCGTGACGCAAGGAAACACAGCCGTGGTGTTGGACCGCGGACAGACTTCGGTGACGACGATCGACGCCGACGGGCGCGCCGAACAGGCACTACGCGCCGGCGATGGGGCGACCACCATGGCCGCCGACTCGCTGGGGCGAGTGCTGGTCGCAGATACCCGTGGCGGCCAATTGCTGGTGTATGGCGTTGACCCGCTGATCCTGCGCCAGGCCTACCCGGTACCACAGGACCCGTACGGGCTAGCGGGGTCGAATCAACTGGCCTGGGTGTCCCAGACCGCGGCGAACCTCGTTATTGGTTACGATCTCAGCACCGGAATACCCGTGGAAAAGGTGCGTTACCCAACCGTGCAGCAACCCAACTCGTTGGCCTTTGACGAAGCGTCAGGCACCTTATTCGTCGTGTCCGGATCAGGCGCTGGGGTACAGGTCATCGAGCATGCGGCAGGTGTCCCTTGA
- a CDS encoding aldehyde dehydrogenase family protein: protein MVCWVPYEQLRLAPAAKAVAVMMDTTNQANPAEADTRDEVVVKCPATGEIVGTVPVTTVDGVAAAAARLRAAQPEWQRLGVSGRAYWLGRWRDWMLDHRDDLLTPLQLETGKSWGDAGIEIATVQVINYWIDNAAEFLADQPVRPYGAANAAKKLTIVYEPYPLVGVITPWNGPLSVPLLDVPAALLAGCAVLSKPSEFTPLAWQHAVEGWKQIGAPDVLDVVFGFGETGAALVDVVDYVMFTGSVGTGRRIAVAAAERLIPCGLELGGKDAMIVCADADIDRAVDGAVWGGFAYTGQVCISVERIYVEAPVFDTFVSKLVARTAQLRQGMDAGHDYSCEIGSMTTAQQLEIVSRHVDDAVRKGAKVLIGGKTRDPGGDGLFYEPTVLVDVDHDMDCMREETFGPTLPVMKVRDVAEAIEKANDCRFGLSGSVWTRDKAKAIDIARRLNTGTVNINNVITGIFQIGVPMAGRKESGLGTRSGGAEGIRKYCHPKSIVAERVAMKKELLWYPYSRKKGSFAEKVIRMLSARDWRRRLGR, encoded by the coding sequence GTGGTCTGCTGGGTACCGTACGAACAGCTCCGGTTGGCGCCGGCGGCAAAGGCGGTGGCAGTGATGATGGATACGACAAATCAGGCAAACCCGGCCGAAGCCGACACCCGCGATGAAGTGGTGGTCAAATGTCCGGCCACCGGCGAGATCGTCGGAACCGTCCCAGTCACAACGGTCGATGGCGTTGCGGCGGCGGCGGCACGGCTACGGGCCGCACAACCCGAGTGGCAGCGATTGGGTGTGTCCGGCCGCGCGTACTGGCTGGGCAGATGGCGCGATTGGATGCTCGACCACCGCGATGATCTGCTGACGCCGCTGCAGCTGGAAACGGGCAAGTCCTGGGGTGACGCGGGTATCGAGATCGCCACCGTGCAGGTCATCAACTACTGGATCGACAACGCCGCAGAGTTTTTGGCCGACCAGCCGGTGCGCCCATACGGCGCAGCCAACGCGGCCAAGAAGCTGACCATTGTCTACGAGCCGTATCCCCTGGTCGGCGTCATCACCCCGTGGAACGGTCCGTTGTCGGTACCGCTGCTCGACGTTCCCGCCGCCCTGTTGGCCGGATGCGCCGTGCTGTCCAAGCCCTCGGAATTCACGCCATTGGCCTGGCAGCACGCGGTGGAGGGGTGGAAGCAGATCGGTGCACCGGACGTGCTCGATGTGGTCTTCGGTTTCGGAGAAACCGGTGCGGCCCTCGTCGACGTCGTTGATTACGTGATGTTCACCGGTTCGGTGGGCACCGGGCGCCGGATCGCCGTCGCCGCGGCCGAACGGTTGATCCCGTGCGGGCTGGAACTTGGCGGCAAAGACGCGATGATCGTCTGCGCGGACGCCGACATCGACAGGGCGGTCGATGGCGCGGTTTGGGGCGGATTCGCCTACACCGGCCAAGTCTGTATTTCGGTGGAACGGATCTATGTCGAGGCCCCGGTATTTGACACGTTCGTGAGCAAATTGGTGGCCAGGACAGCGCAGCTGCGTCAGGGCATGGATGCCGGGCATGACTATTCGTGCGAAATAGGCTCGATGACTACCGCGCAACAACTCGAGATCGTGTCTCGACACGTCGACGACGCGGTCCGCAAGGGCGCGAAGGTTCTCATCGGCGGCAAAACGCGTGATCCCGGCGGGGACGGGTTGTTCTACGAACCGACGGTGCTGGTCGATGTCGACCATGACATGGACTGCATGCGTGAGGAGACATTCGGCCCGACCTTGCCGGTGATGAAGGTGCGCGACGTTGCGGAGGCGATCGAGAAAGCCAACGATTGCCGATTCGGGTTGTCCGGCAGCGTCTGGACACGCGACAAAGCAAAGGCAATTGACATTGCCCGGCGCCTGAATACCGGCACCGTGAACATTAACAATGTGATCACCGGCATCTTTCAAATTGGGGTTCCGATGGCCGGCAGGAAAGAGTCGGGGTTGGGCACCCGCTCCGGCGGCGCCGAAGGCATCCGCAAGTACTGCCACCCCAAGAGCATCGTCGCCGAGCGGGTCGCGATGAAAAAGGAGTTGCTCTGGTACCCCTATAGCCGCAAGAAAGGCAGCTTCGCGGAGAAGGTGATCAGAATGCTGTCGGCCAGAGACTGGCGGCGTCGACTAGGTCGGTAG
- a CDS encoding DUF3090 domain-containing protein, whose product MARAIHVFRTPDRFVAGTVGQPGNRTFYIQAVHDKRVVSVVLEKQQVAVLAERIGALLLEVNRRFGTPVPPEPAEVDDLNPLIMPVDAEFRVGTMGLGWDSEAQTVVVELLAVTDAEFDASVVLDDTDEGPDAVRVFLTPESARQFATRSNRVISAGRPPCPLCDEPLDPEGHICARTNGYRRDVLLGSSDDPEE is encoded by the coding sequence ATGGCCCGCGCAATTCACGTATTCCGTACACCCGACCGATTCGTGGCCGGGACTGTTGGTCAGCCCGGAAATCGCACGTTCTACATCCAGGCGGTGCACGACAAACGAGTCGTGTCGGTGGTCTTGGAGAAGCAGCAGGTCGCGGTCCTCGCCGAGCGCATCGGCGCGTTGTTGCTCGAGGTCAACCGCAGGTTCGGCACACCGGTTCCCCCGGAACCCGCCGAGGTTGACGATCTAAATCCGCTGATCATGCCGGTGGACGCCGAATTTCGGGTCGGGACCATGGGGTTGGGCTGGGACTCGGAAGCTCAGACCGTGGTCGTCGAATTGTTGGCGGTCACCGACGCGGAGTTCGACGCTTCGGTGGTGCTCGATGACACCGACGAGGGTCCCGACGCGGTGCGGGTCTTCCTGACGCCGGAGTCGGCGCGGCAGTTCGCCACCCGGTCCAACCGGGTCATCTCGGCGGGGCGCCCGCCGTGTCCGCTCTGCGACGAGCCGCTGGACCCCGAGGGACATATTTGTGCGCGCACCAATGGCTATCGGCGCGATGTGTTGCTCGGGTCCAGCGATGACCCCGAGGAATGA
- a CDS encoding undecaprenyl-diphosphate phosphatase produces the protein MSWWQVISLAVVQGLTEFLPVSSSGHLAVVSRVFFSDDAGASFTAVTQLGTEAAVLVYFARDIVRILRAWFDGLVVKSHRNADYRLGWYVIIGTIPICVLGLLFKDEIRSGVRNLWVVATALVVFSGVIALAEYLGRQSRQVEQLTWRDGLVVGVAQTLALVPGVSRSGSTISAGLFLGLDRELAARFGFLLAIPAVFASGLFSLPDAFHPVTEGMSATGPQLLVATLIAFVVGLAAVSWFLRFLLRHSMYWFVGYRVVVGVVVLILLATGTVAAT, from the coding sequence ATGTCCTGGTGGCAAGTCATCTCGTTGGCTGTCGTGCAGGGTCTGACCGAATTCTTGCCGGTTTCCTCATCGGGACACCTGGCTGTGGTGTCGCGGGTTTTCTTCAGCGACGATGCCGGTGCTTCTTTCACTGCGGTCACCCAGCTGGGCACCGAAGCCGCCGTACTTGTCTACTTCGCCCGCGACATCGTGCGCATCCTGCGGGCCTGGTTCGACGGTCTGGTGGTCAAGTCGCATCGCAACGCGGACTATCGCCTTGGCTGGTACGTCATCATCGGAACCATCCCAATCTGTGTGTTGGGGCTGCTGTTCAAGGACGAGATTCGGTCGGGCGTGCGAAACCTGTGGGTGGTGGCCACGGCGCTGGTGGTGTTCTCTGGGGTAATCGCGCTTGCCGAATACCTGGGCCGCCAGAGCCGTCAGGTCGAACAGCTCACCTGGCGCGATGGCCTGGTGGTCGGGGTTGCCCAGACCCTGGCGCTGGTTCCTGGGGTTTCTCGGTCCGGCTCGACCATCAGCGCCGGCCTGTTTCTGGGGCTAGACCGTGAGTTGGCCGCCCGGTTCGGCTTCCTGCTCGCCATACCGGCGGTGTTCGCGTCCGGGTTGTTCTCCCTGCCCGATGCCTTCCACCCCGTGACCGAGGGCATGAGCGCTACCGGTCCGCAGCTATTGGTCGCCACCCTCATCGCTTTTGTGGTCGGCCTCGCCGCGGTGTCATGGTTCTTGCGGTTTCTGCTGCGCCACAGCATGTATTGGTTCGTTGGCTACCGGGTGGTGGTTGGCGTGGTGGTGCTGATTCTGCTGGCTACCGGTACGGTCGCGGCGACATGA
- a CDS encoding SCO1664 family protein — protein MTPRNDEREVVRDGELTVLGRIRSASNATFLCESTLGDNTVHCVYKPVSGEQPLWDFPDGTLAGRELSAYHVSAQLGWNIVPYTVIRDGPAGPGMLQLWVQQPGDAVGADPRPGPDLVDLFPCGKPQPGYLPVLRAYDYSGDEVILMHADDVRLRRMAVFDVLINNADRKGGHILYGVDDRVYGVDHGVSMHVQDKLRTVLWGWAGKPIDDQTLRTVAGFIDDLRGKLGETLAGLITRAEIVALGRRAEMLLDNPVMPGPDRHRPIPWPAF, from the coding sequence ATGACCCCGAGGAATGATGAACGCGAGGTAGTGCGGGACGGCGAGCTGACGGTCCTCGGACGTATTCGTTCGGCCAGCAACGCCACTTTCCTGTGCGAATCCACCCTCGGCGACAACACCGTGCACTGCGTCTACAAGCCGGTTTCGGGTGAACAGCCGCTATGGGACTTTCCTGATGGCACCCTGGCCGGCCGCGAACTCAGCGCATATCACGTTTCGGCCCAGTTGGGCTGGAACATCGTGCCCTACACCGTGATTCGAGACGGACCCGCCGGGCCCGGGATGCTGCAGCTGTGGGTACAGCAACCCGGTGACGCGGTTGGCGCCGATCCCCGGCCCGGGCCCGACCTGGTCGACCTGTTTCCCTGCGGCAAGCCGCAACCGGGTTACCTGCCGGTCCTTCGCGCGTACGACTACTCCGGCGACGAGGTCATCCTGATGCACGCCGACGATGTCCGGTTGCGGCGGATGGCGGTGTTCGACGTCCTGATCAACAATGCCGACCGCAAAGGCGGGCACATCCTCTATGGCGTCGACGACCGGGTGTACGGGGTCGACCATGGCGTGAGCATGCATGTCCAGGACAAGCTACGGACAGTGTTGTGGGGCTGGGCGGGCAAGCCGATCGATGATCAGACCCTGCGGACGGTTGCCGGGTTCATCGATGATCTGCGTGGGAAGCTGGGCGAGACGCTGGCGGGCCTGATCACCCGTGCCGAGATTGTCGCTCTGGGCAGGCGGGCGGAGATGTTGCTGGACAATCCCGTGATGCCTGGACCGGACCGCCACCGCCCAATACCGTGGCCGGCCTTCTAG
- a CDS encoding histidine phosphatase family protein, which translates to MTVILLRHGRSTSNTAGILAGRSEGVDLDDKGRQQASGLIDRIGDLPVRAVVSSPLLRCRTTVEPLADALCLEPLVEERLAEVDYGDWTGRKIAELVNEPLWRVVQAHPSAAVFPGGEGLAQVQARAVAAVREHDRRLAEEYGGDALWLACTHGDVIKAVVADAYGMHLDSFQRVTADPASASVIRYTQLRPFVLHVNHTGARLSAGLRAGLPPKAAPDKPDEEPDKVQTESVGGVPSGDAVVGGSTD; encoded by the coding sequence ATGACCGTCATCCTGTTGCGCCACGGCCGGTCCACTTCGAACACCGCAGGCATTCTGGCCGGTCGTTCCGAAGGGGTCGACCTTGACGACAAAGGGCGCCAGCAGGCCTCGGGGCTGATCGACCGGATCGGTGATCTGCCGGTCCGTGCGGTGGTGTCCTCCCCGCTGCTGAGGTGCCGCACCACCGTCGAGCCGCTGGCCGATGCGCTGTGTCTGGAGCCGCTGGTCGAAGAGCGACTCGCCGAGGTGGACTACGGGGACTGGACCGGCCGCAAGATCGCTGAGCTGGTCAACGAGCCGCTGTGGCGAGTGGTCCAGGCGCACCCCAGTGCCGCGGTGTTCCCGGGCGGCGAGGGTTTGGCGCAGGTGCAGGCGCGGGCGGTGGCCGCCGTTCGCGAACACGATCGACGGCTGGCCGAGGAGTATGGGGGCGATGCGCTCTGGCTGGCGTGTACCCATGGCGACGTCATCAAAGCGGTGGTGGCCGATGCCTACGGTATGCACCTGGATAGCTTCCAGCGGGTGACCGCCGACCCCGCATCGGCGAGCGTGATCCGCTACACCCAGCTACGGCCGTTCGTGCTGCATGTCAACCACACCGGTGCGCGGCTGTCCGCAGGACTGCGCGCGGGCCTTCCCCCGAAGGCGGCGCCGGACAAGCCAGACGAAGAGCCCGACAAGGTTCAGACTGAGTCAGTCGGTGGCGTGCCGTCCGGAGACGCGGTGGTCGGCGGCTCGACCGACTAG